The following proteins come from a genomic window of Taeniopygia guttata chromosome 25, bTaeGut7.mat, whole genome shotgun sequence:
- the LOC140680560 gene encoding nuclear pore membrane glycoprotein 210-like, producing MKVYVSEPSAMEFTSCQVEAHVGQVLELPLRISGRTSVDRGELVPLSDCSQLELGVELENPGVFSPLEGRLKPTADFCSGVRLKAEFQGYTRLVVVYTHGHVRLSASIAIAAYLPLRVSLLPLLLERSRIQH from the exons ATGAAG GTGTACGTGAGCGAGCCCAGCGCCATGGAGTTCACTTCCTGCCAGGTGGAGGCACACGTGgggcaggtgctggagctgcccctgaggATCAGTGGCCGGACCAGCGTGGACAGGGGCGAGCTGGTCCCCCTGAGCGACTgctcacagctggagctgggggtggaGCTGGAGAACCCTGGCGTGTTCAGCCCACTTGAAG GAAGACTTAAGCCAACTGCTGATTTTTGCAGTGGAGTGAGACTGAAGGCTGAATTTCAGGGGTACACCAGGCTGGTGGTTGTGTACACCCACGGGCACGTGCGCCTCAGTGCCAGCATCGCCATCGCCGCTTATCTCCCGCTGAGAGTGAGtctgcttcctctgctcctggagagatcCAGGATCCAGCACTGA